In Staphylococcus lloydii, the following proteins share a genomic window:
- the menE gene encoding o-succinylbenzoate--CoA ligase has product MEFWLEQQAKNKGDKIFIDDGNTQLTFKACYNRALKVANNLVELNRTRIGLYINNSIDAIILINAAWIAGIELAMVNTRLTKQEILNQMDSIDVDTIVATLELDLEGITIIDGQAIIAKESNNHGTQKADFNLNHIASIMFTSGTTGPQKAVPQTFANHLASAQGCKQSLGFDNHTVWLSVLPIYHISGLSVILRAIIQGFTVRIEQKFDTQRMLDIIREERPTHLSLVPQTLQWLLDAGLSQPYNIEKILLGGAKLSRQLIDKSLQCNLPIYNSFGMTETCSQFLTASPDMLAERYDTVGKPSDNVQVAITKPDNNGHGELLIKGNNVMNGYLYPSNLAHVFEDGFFNTGDIAEIDEQGYVMVYDRRKDLIISGGENIYPYEIESKAKYYAGIKDAMCIGIEDATWGHVPYLYYVADRDVDHNLLHHFLMDNLAKYKVPKNFERVEQLPYTSTGKLQRGKITGY; this is encoded by the coding sequence GTGGAATTTTGGTTAGAACAACAAGCTAAAAACAAAGGCGATAAAATTTTCATCGATGATGGGAATACACAATTAACTTTTAAAGCATGTTATAACAGGGCTTTAAAAGTAGCTAATAATTTAGTTGAACTGAACAGAACTAGAATCGGGTTATATATTAACAATAGTATAGATGCTATCATATTAATTAATGCTGCATGGATAGCTGGAATTGAATTAGCAATGGTCAACACTAGACTAACCAAACAAGAAATTTTAAATCAAATGGACTCAATCGATGTCGACACAATTGTTGCAACGCTAGAACTAGACTTAGAAGGCATAACGATAATAGATGGGCAAGCAATTATTGCTAAAGAAAGTAATAATCATGGTACACAAAAGGCCGATTTTAATTTAAATCACATCGCTTCCATTATGTTCACGTCTGGTACGACTGGACCTCAAAAAGCAGTGCCTCAAACTTTTGCTAACCATTTAGCGAGTGCACAAGGTTGCAAACAAAGTTTAGGTTTTGACAATCATACTGTATGGTTATCTGTGTTACCTATATATCATATTTCAGGATTGAGTGTTATTTTAAGGGCAATTATACAAGGATTTACAGTACGTATCGAACAAAAATTTGATACGCAACGTATGTTAGACATAATCCGTGAAGAACGGCCTACACATCTATCACTTGTACCGCAAACATTACAATGGTTACTTGATGCAGGTTTGTCTCAACCATATAATATTGAAAAAATCTTACTTGGCGGGGCGAAATTATCACGTCAGCTGATTGATAAGTCATTACAATGTAACTTACCAATATATAATTCCTTTGGTATGACGGAAACTTGTTCGCAATTTTTAACGGCTTCACCCGATATGTTAGCCGAACGATATGATACTGTTGGGAAGCCTAGTGATAATGTGCAAGTCGCTATAACAAAACCTGATAATAACGGTCACGGGGAACTATTAATCAAAGGCAACAATGTGATGAACGGTTATCTTTATCCTAGTAATCTAGCGCATGTTTTTGAAGATGGATTTTTCAACACTGGTGACATAGCAGAGATTGATGAACAAGGTTACGTAATGGTTTATGACCGTAGAAAAGACTTAATAATAAGCGGTGGAGAAAATATCTATCCATATGAAATTGAGTCGAAAGCAAAATATTATGCTGGCATTAAAGACGCAATGTGTATTGGCATTGAAGATGCTACATGGGGCCATGTGCCTTATTTATACTATGTGGCTGATAGAGATGTAGATCATAATCTTTTACATCATTTCCTAATGGATAATTTAGCTAAATACAAAGTACCGAAAAATTTTGAACGCGTAGAACAGTTGCCATATACATCTACAGGTAAATTACAAAGAGGTAAAATTACTGGTTATTAA
- a CDS encoding helix-turn-helix transcriptional regulator: MDYNYQIHDSDINIKDSFNNIHIFFVLSGHVSFYDKAYLGKFQKHEFFILEPYTSPNLLINSGKVIALTINKLSFNRFSLFGWDQLYLDKSKIEHFIKREFLETVIAIYEKDQFNADICIIKLINYIRLGQYFKENTLENANPLVKKVLDYVNNHYKEDLSLAEIADNFFVNASYLSRVFSESMNISLIKYIRKIKIYRLAVEMLTSNYNDKWKEYGYRSHSTFLKNFHRVFNMSPDEFIKKYKTTQPYKESFPNELYLHLKELAAQYAID, from the coding sequence ATGGATTACAATTATCAAATTCACGATTCTGATATTAATATAAAAGATAGCTTCAATAATATTCATATATTTTTTGTATTGTCTGGACATGTATCGTTTTATGACAAAGCTTATCTAGGTAAATTTCAAAAACATGAATTTTTTATACTCGAACCCTATACCTCTCCAAATTTACTTATAAATTCAGGTAAAGTTATAGCTCTAACCATTAATAAATTAAGTTTTAATAGATTTTCACTTTTCGGATGGGATCAACTTTATCTAGATAAATCTAAAATAGAACATTTTATTAAAAGAGAATTTCTCGAAACGGTAATCGCTATTTATGAAAAGGATCAGTTCAATGCTGATATTTGTATTATTAAATTGATTAACTATATACGTTTAGGACAGTATTTTAAAGAAAACACGTTAGAGAACGCAAATCCACTTGTAAAAAAAGTGTTAGATTACGTCAACAATCATTATAAAGAAGATTTATCATTAGCTGAAATTGCAGATAATTTTTTTGTGAATGCAAGCTATCTATCTAGAGTGTTTTCAGAATCAATGAATATCTCTCTAATTAAATATATCAGAAAAATCAAAATATATAGATTAGCTGTCGAAATGTTAACTTCTAATTATAATGACAAATGGAAAGAATACGGTTACCGTTCACATTCTACTTTTTTGAAAAATTTCCACCGTGTTTTTAACATGTCTCCAGATGAATTTATAAAAAAATATAAAACAACACAACCATATAAAGAATCTTTCCCTAACGAACTATACCTTCATTTAAAAGAATTAGCAGCGCAATATGCGATAGATTAA
- the yidD gene encoding membrane protein insertion efficiency factor YidD, giving the protein MMKKVLLFIIYIYQKFISPLTPATCRFYPTCSAYTKEAIEVYGPFKGGWLGLKRILKCHPFHKSGFDPVPLKKEHKDTNK; this is encoded by the coding sequence ATTATGAAAAAAGTTTTATTATTTATTATTTATATTTATCAAAAATTCATCTCGCCTTTAACGCCTGCAACTTGTCGTTTCTATCCTACTTGTTCAGCATATACTAAAGAAGCAATAGAAGTCTATGGTCCATTTAAAGGTGGATGGTTAGGATTAAAACGTATTTTGAAATGTCATCCATTTCACAAAAGTGGTTTTGATCCAGTTCCTTTAAAAAAAGAACACAAAGATACTAATAAATAG
- a CDS encoding alpha/beta hydrolase family protein, protein MDIISKKRMPIDVTTHVFDEITYEVDGLHVKGLMGIPKDEVTRIVMYLRGGKGQVGKVRAARLLQFVDPHTLVIAPYYRGNNGSEGKDDFYGDDLNDVTQLLSILTHQYPHAFVHMIGFSRGGLQGLLTFQDLPVHSYIIWGGVSDIHLMYQERVDLRGMLRRMVGHPKKDIEAYDKRDAIKHITHDAPAILIIHGYQDQQVGIQQAQFLAQSLTEIGAVHRTVYQQREGHVPRPFALTKVLNQLKQWMTDIENNQLKDNYDVE, encoded by the coding sequence TTGGATATTATAAGTAAAAAGCGTATGCCAATTGATGTAACGACACATGTATTTGACGAAATAACTTACGAGGTAGATGGTTTACATGTTAAAGGCCTTATGGGAATACCAAAGGATGAAGTTACACGCATAGTTATGTATTTGCGAGGTGGAAAAGGTCAAGTAGGTAAAGTAAGAGCGGCTCGCTTATTGCAGTTTGTTGATCCGCACACTTTAGTCATTGCGCCATATTATCGAGGCAATAATGGTAGTGAAGGAAAAGATGATTTTTATGGCGATGATTTAAATGATGTTACACAGTTACTGTCAATTTTGACTCATCAATATCCGCATGCTTTTGTCCATATGATTGGTTTTTCACGTGGAGGTTTACAAGGTTTATTAACTTTTCAAGATTTACCTGTACATAGTTATATTATATGGGGGGGAGTTTCTGATATTCATTTGATGTATCAAGAACGAGTTGATTTAAGAGGCATGTTGCGTAGAATGGTAGGGCATCCGAAAAAAGATATTGAGGCTTATGATAAAAGAGATGCTATTAAGCATATCACGCATGATGCACCAGCTATATTAATTATTCATGGTTATCAAGATCAACAAGTTGGTATTCAACAAGCACAATTTTTAGCACAATCTTTAACAGAAATCGGTGCTGTGCATCGCACAGTTTATCAACAACGAGAAGGGCATGTGCCGAGACCTTTTGCATTAACAAAAGTATTAAATCAACTGAAGCAATGGATGACGGATATCGAAAATAATCAACTAAAAGATAATTACGATGTTGAATAA
- the pckA gene encoding phosphoenolpyruvate carboxykinase (ATP), producing MAIDTYTYTSKLENILNKTTSLFQLSTTELYYKMLENNEGELTELGAINARTGKYTGRSPKDKFIVSEPSYKDDIDWGNINQPIDETTFLNLYNKVLDYLEERDELYIFNGYAGSDEDSQLNLTVVNELSWHNLFAQNMFIKPDTKEEAEEIKADFTIVSAPRFKADPAVDGTHSETFIITSFKHKVILIGGTEYAGEMKKGIFSVMNYLLPKDKIMSMHCSANVGEKGDVALFFGLSGTGKTTLSADPTRKLIGDDEHGWNDNGIFNIEGGCYAKAINLSKKKEPQIYDAIKYGTILENVVVDNDGDIDFDDNYYTENTRAAYPIDHIDNIVKPSKAAHPNTIIFLTADAFGVLPPISKLTKDQAMYHFLSGFTAKLAGTERGITEPEPSFSTCFGSPFLPLDAKVYSDILGELIDKHEVDVYLVNTGWTGGKYGVGRRISLSYTRQMVNQAITGELTEAEYTTDDTFGLNIPVSIEGVPQTLLNPMNAWDDQQAYKEQANDLIERFNQNFEKFGEETAELAKKGGFKK from the coding sequence ATGGCGATAGATACGTATACTTACACTAGTAAACTGGAAAACATTTTAAATAAAACAACTTCTTTATTTCAATTATCAACAACAGAATTGTACTACAAGATGTTGGAAAACAACGAAGGCGAATTGACTGAACTTGGTGCCATTAATGCCAGAACCGGCAAATATACTGGTCGTTCACCGAAAGATAAATTTATAGTCAGCGAACCTTCTTATAAAGATGATATTGATTGGGGTAATATCAACCAACCTATTGATGAAACAACGTTTTTAAATCTATATAACAAAGTATTAGATTATTTAGAAGAACGTGACGAATTATACATTTTTAATGGTTACGCAGGTAGTGACGAGGATTCACAATTAAACCTTACAGTTGTCAATGAATTATCTTGGCATAACTTATTTGCACAAAATATGTTTATTAAACCTGATACTAAAGAAGAAGCTGAAGAAATCAAAGCAGATTTCACAATTGTTTCTGCACCTAGATTCAAAGCAGATCCAGCAGTTGATGGAACTCATTCTGAAACATTTATTATTACTTCGTTTAAACATAAAGTTATCTTAATCGGTGGTACTGAATACGCTGGTGAAATGAAAAAAGGTATTTTCTCAGTTATGAATTACCTATTACCTAAAGATAAGATTATGAGTATGCATTGTTCAGCCAATGTAGGTGAAAAAGGTGATGTAGCATTATTCTTCGGTTTATCTGGCACTGGTAAAACGACTTTATCTGCAGACCCTACACGTAAATTAATTGGTGATGATGAACACGGTTGGAATGATAATGGTATCTTTAATATCGAAGGCGGATGTTACGCTAAAGCCATTAATCTTTCTAAGAAAAAAGAACCTCAAATATACGACGCGATTAAATATGGTACTATTTTAGAAAATGTTGTAGTCGATAACGATGGCGACATCGATTTTGATGACAATTACTACACAGAAAACACACGTGCAGCATATCCCATCGATCATATTGATAACATTGTTAAACCATCTAAAGCTGCACACCCAAATACCATTATCTTCTTAACTGCAGATGCTTTTGGTGTATTACCACCTATTTCAAAATTAACTAAAGATCAAGCAATGTATCATTTCTTAAGTGGTTTCACTGCTAAACTTGCAGGTACTGAACGTGGTATTACAGAACCGGAACCGTCATTCTCAACATGTTTTGGCTCACCTTTCTTACCATTAGATGCTAAAGTTTATTCTGACATCTTAGGTGAATTGATTGATAAACATGAAGTTGATGTTTACTTAGTTAATACTGGTTGGACTGGCGGTAAATACGGCGTTGGTCGTCGTATTAGTCTATCTTATACGCGTCAAATGGTTAATCAAGCTATTACTGGAGAATTAACTGAAGCTGAATATACTACAGATGACACATTTGGTTTAAACATTCCAGTTAGTATTGAAGGTGTCCCTCAAACACTTTTAAATCCTATGAATGCATGGGACGATCAACAAGCTTATAAAGAACAAGCTAACGATTTAATCGAACGTTTCAATCAAAACTTTGAAAAATTCGGTGAAGAAACAGCTGAACTTGCTAAAAAAGGCGGCTTTAAAAAATAA
- the menC gene encoding o-succinylbenzoate synthase translates to MKIINLEFYDYNENFKQPIITPKITLSERKALIIKLTTDNNESYYGECNAFETDWYFDETIDVVISKIKEWYEEVRGLTVNSFDEIKQTLTQFEHYPAARSTIIMACYQMFNNLQTLTVGYGATVSGLNNHKYRQLVDTKPERIKLKWSTHILHDLDKLATLPFDFNIAIDANESLSLNDVDLLEQIAQYNVIYVEEPFKALQTLDASGITAQLDIALDEKAIALNNIENAINKHNIKVVILKPFRLGGIDKVMDIINSLEQLNVKTVIGGMYEYGLSRYFTAMLAQYATYTSDITPSGFYFENDVVEDMGILKNGRLVFNPPVVDVAKLSPIY, encoded by the coding sequence TTGAAAATTATTAATTTAGAGTTTTATGATTATAATGAAAACTTTAAACAACCCATTATTACGCCTAAAATTACTTTGTCTGAACGTAAGGCGTTAATTATTAAACTGACGACGGACAACAATGAAAGTTATTATGGGGAATGTAACGCCTTTGAAACAGATTGGTATTTTGATGAAACGATAGATGTTGTTATAAGTAAAATAAAAGAGTGGTATGAAGAAGTACGAGGTCTGACAGTAAACTCTTTTGACGAGATTAAACAAACTTTAACGCAATTTGAACATTATCCAGCAGCTAGAAGTACGATAATCATGGCTTGCTATCAAATGTTTAACAATCTACAGACTCTGACAGTAGGCTATGGTGCAACCGTTAGTGGTTTAAATAATCATAAATATAGACAACTTGTTGATACAAAACCCGAACGAATAAAGTTAAAATGGTCAACGCACATTTTGCATGATTTAGATAAGTTAGCAACGTTACCATTCGATTTTAATATTGCGATTGATGCTAATGAATCTTTATCATTAAATGATGTTGATTTACTTGAACAAATAGCACAATATAATGTTATTTATGTTGAGGAACCATTTAAAGCTTTGCAAACTTTAGATGCATCGGGGATTACTGCTCAGTTGGATATTGCTTTAGATGAAAAAGCTATAGCGCTCAACAATATTGAAAATGCGATAAATAAACATAATATTAAAGTGGTTATCCTTAAACCGTTTCGCTTAGGTGGCATTGATAAAGTAATGGATATTATCAACAGCTTAGAACAGTTAAATGTAAAAACTGTAATAGGTGGCATGTATGAATATGGATTAAGTAGATATTTTACAGCTATGCTTGCTCAATATGCTACTTACACGAGTGATATCACACCTTCAGGATTTTATTTTGAAAATGATGTCGTTGAAGATATGGGCATATTAAAAAATGGAAGGTTAGTGTTTAACCCTCCAGTAGTCGATGTGGCAAAATTATCGCCTATTTATTAG
- the ytkD gene encoding RNA deprotection pyrophosphohydrolase → MTIKYLDKDNNEVFLNYTTDKEEANGQHVLIIPIYNDKLLFTQHDIRGIEFPGGKIEQNESSLAAAERELNEETGAVATELHYIAQYYVARQNLPSFYKDVYVAHIDYLENKGDYLETNGPKLYRKVTDIPEQQQSFLIKDTAILKCLERVIELGYYK, encoded by the coding sequence ATGACTATTAAGTATTTAGATAAAGATAATAACGAAGTATTTCTTAACTATACAACAGATAAAGAAGAGGCTAATGGTCAGCATGTTTTAATTATACCAATTTATAACGATAAATTATTATTTACCCAACATGACATTAGAGGCATAGAGTTCCCTGGGGGTAAAATTGAGCAAAATGAAAGTTCTTTAGCTGCTGCCGAGCGAGAACTAAATGAAGAGACAGGTGCAGTTGCGACTGAACTTCATTACATAGCACAATATTATGTTGCTAGACAAAATTTGCCTAGTTTTTATAAAGATGTATATGTTGCTCACATTGATTATTTGGAAAATAAGGGAGATTATTTAGAGACAAATGGACCAAAGCTTTATCGCAAAGTTACAGATATACCTGAACAACAACAAAGTTTCTTAATTAAAGACACAGCAATCTTAAAATGTTTAGAACGGGTGATTGAACTTGGATATTATAAGTAA